A single Pseudobdellovibrionaceae bacterium DNA region contains:
- a CDS encoding ATP-binding protein: MATDIRSSVLLTGGGSHLQGPLGADWVPDLIQAEPQLKEHHYWVVVLVARDQELPLLSRILDELRKDAPETKVILINEGLSITNLKKLINRNHPFKILIGFREDLLPDLVTQALEEFQLTRQNSDLLNLVHDQNERLKKLNKELEVKVEKRQKYLSRARERVLRTNLQVEALHGALLAIHQAQSVSEMERHLNEALAKHLQLSWTRILFSSQSSLLGNDQFSASGSIRVYKAPLHIGKKRSGSICFARPIEKPDFGGDEIDFCNQIAETVALAIDRLKTLEQTRSLKAQWEATFDAIAEPLCITDSQYKVIRMNRAYMISSGRPYNELLGKDCFEALSGRKAPEDVQSGQVQRWEVFPTNDKDRQVWDISQKPLSLRSNPDKVRILFFRNVTDQLRMERQVLEGAKMAELGTIGSSIAHELNNPLGGIMSFLQLIRMDLDPDSEIKEDIEAMEEAARRCKEIVENLLGFARWDGASDSQTFDLGDVITQAVRIMELQTRSQGITLKAQIPEESCQIKGQPSHLSQALRNLLQNSIDAVTEKMIQDPGYPGCIDVRLIAERNSYQINIDDNGPGIPSKDQQKIFNPLYSTKSTGHNPGLGLTVAFTIISDHGGVLEISSQPGTGTSARISLKRPDLKA; encoded by the coding sequence ATGGCGACGGATATACGCTCCAGCGTTTTACTCACCGGTGGCGGCAGTCATTTACAGGGTCCTCTTGGCGCCGATTGGGTACCTGACTTGATTCAGGCCGAACCTCAACTAAAAGAACACCACTATTGGGTGGTGGTGCTCGTGGCCAGGGATCAGGAGCTTCCTCTGTTGAGTAGAATTCTCGATGAACTTCGCAAGGACGCCCCAGAGACAAAGGTCATCCTCATCAACGAAGGCCTGTCGATAACCAATCTGAAAAAACTGATTAACCGAAACCACCCCTTTAAAATTCTTATTGGCTTCCGTGAGGATCTTCTCCCTGATTTGGTTACTCAAGCTCTTGAAGAGTTTCAACTGACGCGCCAGAATTCCGATCTGCTCAACCTCGTTCACGATCAAAATGAGCGATTAAAAAAACTCAATAAAGAGTTGGAAGTCAAAGTTGAAAAGAGACAAAAGTATCTCTCTCGCGCCCGAGAGCGGGTCTTGCGAACCAACCTGCAAGTTGAGGCCCTTCATGGGGCCCTCCTCGCCATTCACCAGGCCCAAAGTGTCAGTGAAATGGAGAGGCATCTGAATGAGGCGCTTGCCAAACACCTGCAATTGAGCTGGACACGCATACTGTTTTCCTCGCAAAGCAGTCTTTTGGGGAACGATCAGTTTTCTGCCTCTGGCTCTATACGGGTCTATAAAGCACCCTTGCACATTGGCAAAAAGAGGTCTGGATCGATTTGCTTTGCCCGCCCAATTGAGAAACCCGACTTTGGCGGTGACGAAATCGACTTCTGCAATCAGATTGCTGAAACCGTGGCTCTCGCCATTGATCGACTAAAAACTCTTGAACAAACACGCAGCCTGAAGGCCCAGTGGGAAGCCACCTTTGATGCGATTGCCGAGCCCCTGTGTATTACCGATAGCCAATACAAAGTGATTCGCATGAACCGCGCCTATATGATCTCCTCGGGACGCCCTTACAATGAACTTCTTGGCAAAGATTGTTTTGAAGCTTTAAGCGGCCGCAAGGCCCCAGAGGATGTCCAGAGTGGACAAGTACAGCGCTGGGAGGTTTTTCCGACTAACGACAAGGACCGACAGGTGTGGGACATTTCCCAAAAACCTCTGTCATTACGATCCAATCCGGACAAGGTTAGAATCCTATTCTTTCGTAACGTTACCGACCAGCTAAGAATGGAACGGCAGGTTCTGGAAGGGGCAAAGATGGCTGAATTGGGAACCATTGGCAGCAGCATTGCTCATGAACTCAATAATCCTCTTGGTGGCATCATGTCCTTTTTACAGCTAATCCGCATGGACCTCGATCCGGACTCCGAAATCAAAGAGGATATCGAGGCCATGGAAGAGGCCGCTCGGCGGTGCAAGGAAATCGTAGAAAACCTTCTCGGCTTTGCCCGCTGGGATGGGGCCTCTGACAGCCAGACGTTTGACCTCGGTGACGTGATCACCCAGGCGGTTAGAATTATGGAGCTACAGACGCGAAGCCAGGGAATCACGCTCAAAGCCCAGATCCCGGAGGAGTCCTGTCAAATAAAAGGACAACCCTCACACCTGAGCCAGGCCCTGCGCAATCTCCTGCAAAATTCAATAGATGCGGTGACAGAAAAGATGATCCAGGACCCTGGATACCCCGGCTGTATTGATGTTCGTCTGATCGCAGAAAGGAATTCCTATCAGATCAATATAGATGACAACGGCCCTGGTATTCCCAGTAAAGATCAACAAAAGATTTTTAACCCCCTCTATTCCACCAAAAGTACGGGCCATAATCCAGGCTTAGGATTGACGGTCGCGTTTACAATCATATCGGACCATGGGGGAGTTCTGGAAATTTCTTCCCAGCCAGGCACTGGTACTTCGGCAAGGATTTCCCTGAAACGTCCAGATTTAAAGGCTTAG
- a CDS encoding DUF2817 domain-containing protein yields the protein MSLVVQDWAHSASGRNIQLHHSVPLSELERLRPLLFVGGVHGDEPEGIALAKKLLAWLKNNTVQSHNPWLLIECINPDGEATKQRTNGNGVDLNRNFPSRDWSSESKGQRYYPGPNPGSEPEVQALVALALKYRPRLIVHFHSWKPGVIFAGDPTHPAPGYLAQSSGYPIQPDIGYPTPGSLGQWGWLDQGIPVICTEEAEGASADETWTRFGPGLQKIFEQEIPLPVK from the coding sequence ATGTCTTTAGTGGTTCAAGATTGGGCCCACTCCGCTAGTGGCCGCAACATCCAATTGCATCACTCCGTTCCACTTTCTGAACTAGAAAGGCTGAGACCCCTACTCTTTGTCGGTGGGGTGCACGGAGATGAACCTGAAGGAATTGCTCTGGCCAAAAAACTACTCGCGTGGCTAAAAAACAACACTGTACAGTCTCATAATCCCTGGCTCCTGATCGAATGTATTAACCCTGATGGAGAAGCGACCAAGCAAAGAACCAACGGCAATGGTGTGGATTTGAATCGCAATTTCCCCTCGCGGGATTGGTCTTCAGAGTCCAAGGGACAGCGCTATTATCCTGGCCCCAATCCTGGAAGTGAACCCGAGGTTCAGGCTCTTGTCGCTCTCGCTCTCAAGTACCGCCCTCGCTTGATCGTGCATTTCCACTCTTGGAAACCTGGAGTTATATTCGCTGGGGACCCCACTCACCCCGCACCTGGCTATCTCGCCCAAAGTTCAGGCTACCCTATTCAGCCCGATATCGGCTATCCCACACCAGGAAGTCTGGGACAGTGGGGATGGCTGGACCAAGGGATACCTGTCATCTGTACTGAAGAAGCTGAAGGTGCATCGGCTGACGAAACCTGGACCCGCTTCGGACCGGGATTGCAAAAGATCTTTGAGCAGGAGATTCCTCTTCCCGTAAAATAA
- the glmU gene encoding bifunctional UDP-N-acetylglucosamine diphosphorylase/glucosamine-1-phosphate N-acetyltransferase GlmU has protein sequence MAKKGFSTILLAAGKGTRMKSPLPKVLHPVAGHPMISRIVGEVKKAGAKEIRAVLGFGENLVKQVIEPLGACSFHQKEQMGTADAVRAAQPESLEGTVLILNGDHPLIEADEIRALVSEFDESNYDLCVVTAVVPNPKGFGRIVRQNDTIKAIVEEKDASHDTKQICEINTGVYLIRSEVLNEYLPQIKSENAQGEFYLTDIISLGLKGGSSVGTLRASRKMAFGVNSQEELAKATGYIFRRKARQLMESGVMMVDPKVTYIEDDVEIGEGTVVYPGVLIKGPAQVGRFCVLEPNSVINRCELGDSVQVRAGCYLQEAVIKEKAQLGPYAHIRPGSEVGVDARIGNFVELKKVKFGDRAKASHLTYLGDAEIGEDTNIGCGTITCNYAVDRKKYKTIIGKNAFIGSDTQFIAPVEVGDGAVVASGSTITKNVPAGALAVARGKQIIKENYKPAGTSNVVTPVGPDEVAPSSRKE, from the coding sequence ATGGCAAAAAAGGGATTTTCCACCATTCTATTGGCAGCGGGTAAAGGGACACGAATGAAGTCTCCTTTGCCTAAGGTTTTACACCCGGTCGCAGGCCACCCCATGATTAGTCGAATTGTGGGTGAGGTTAAAAAGGCAGGCGCTAAAGAAATCCGGGCCGTTCTTGGTTTCGGTGAGAACCTGGTGAAGCAGGTGATCGAGCCCCTTGGAGCTTGCTCCTTTCACCAGAAGGAGCAAATGGGAACAGCGGACGCGGTCAGAGCAGCCCAGCCGGAAAGTCTGGAAGGTACAGTTCTTATTCTTAACGGCGATCATCCCTTGATTGAAGCTGATGAAATTCGAGCCCTGGTGAGCGAGTTTGACGAGTCCAACTATGACCTGTGTGTTGTAACAGCGGTTGTGCCCAACCCCAAGGGCTTCGGACGCATCGTCAGGCAAAATGACACCATCAAGGCCATCGTTGAAGAGAAAGATGCCTCCCATGATACCAAGCAAATTTGTGAAATCAACACTGGTGTTTACCTCATTAGGTCCGAAGTTCTCAACGAGTACTTGCCTCAGATTAAGAGTGAGAATGCGCAAGGCGAGTTTTACCTTACAGATATTATTTCATTGGGTCTAAAGGGTGGTTCTTCTGTGGGAACTTTGCGGGCCAGTCGCAAAATGGCCTTTGGAGTCAACAGCCAGGAAGAGTTGGCAAAAGCAACGGGTTACATTTTTCGTCGTAAAGCTCGTCAATTGATGGAATCAGGTGTGATGATGGTTGATCCAAAAGTCACTTACATTGAAGACGACGTGGAGATCGGTGAAGGCACCGTAGTCTATCCAGGAGTCCTAATTAAAGGGCCTGCGCAGGTTGGCCGCTTCTGTGTATTGGAGCCAAATTCGGTGATCAATCGCTGTGAGTTGGGAGATTCAGTTCAGGTGAGAGCTGGCTGTTATTTGCAGGAAGCCGTGATTAAGGAAAAGGCTCAGCTTGGCCCTTATGCTCACATCCGTCCGGGAAGTGAAGTTGGGGTTGATGCACGAATTGGGAATTTTGTTGAGCTGAAGAAAGTGAAGTTTGGTGATCGCGCCAAAGCATCTCACCTGACCTACCTTGGTGATGCAGAAATTGGCGAAGATACCAATATTGGATGTGGAACCATTACCTGTAATTATGCTGTTGATCGCAAGAAGTACAAAACCATCATTGGCAAGAACGCCTTTATTGGCAGCGACACTCAGTTTATTGCCCCGGTGGAAGTTGGTGATGGCGCCGTTGTTGCTTCAGGATCAACTATTACCAAGAATGTTCCAGCCGGAGCCCTGGCTGTGGCTCGTGGCAAACAGATCATCAAGGAGAACTACAAGCCCGCGGGCACTTCGAATGTGGTTACTCCCGTGGGACCTGACGAGGTGGCCCCATCATCACGGAAGGAATAG